GACCACCAATGGCGATGGCGATCTCCAGTTCGATGCGGCAATCAATGCGCTGGAACGCTTTGTGCCCACCCTTGCAGGCTCCCTGAGCGCCAAGGGTACCGCCAGCCGCCGCGCCGGGGTCTGGACCTTTGATGGCGCAGCTGAAGGGCCGGCGGGATTGTCTGCGGATCTTGATGGCACGGTCTCAGAGAACAAGGGGGACGCCGATATCACCTTTGACGCGCTGGTGGCCGAAGTGCAGCGGTTTGTACCCGGATTGCCGGGACGGTTGACCGCCGAGGGCACCGCACGTCGCCGCGACGGTATCTGGCAGATCAATAGCCGCGCCATTGGCCCGGCAGGTGTCACCAGCACCGTTGCAGGCAGCTGGGATGAGGTGCAAGGCCGCGCTGATATCGATGCCAAAGGGCAGTTACGGCTGGAGGGTCTGAACCCGTTCATCTCACCCAATCTGATCCGTGGCCCGGCGCAATTCGATCTGTCGCTGAAGGGAGAGCCATCGCTGGCAAATCTGAGCGGTCAGATCCGCACCAGCGGTACCTCGCTGGCCATTCCAGCAGCGGCGCAACGGATCGATGCCATCAACGCAACAGTCTCTATTGCGCGGTCCAGAGCCAATATCCAGCTGACAGCTGCGCCCCGCGATGGTGGCCAGCTGCGCGTCACCGGACCAGTCGGATTGACCGCGCCCTTTGATGCGCAGTTGCAGATCGCCCTCGCCAATATCGGGCTGAGCGACCAACTCTCCTATGAAACTGAGCTGTCCGGTGCGCTGACGCTCTCTGGTGGCCTGATCGGCACCAACCGCCTGTCCGGGCGGATCGATGTGGGTGAGACCAATATCAACCTGGCCACCGCTGGTGGTTCCGTGACCGCAGCGCCGATCCCCGATATTCGACATCAGGGCGAACCTGCCGAGGTGCGCCGCACCCGTGCCCGGGCCGGGCTGATCGACAGTGGCAATGGCGGCGGCGACGGATCCGGTCGGACCTTGCTGGATGTACTGATCAGCGCCCCCAATCGCATCAATGCCCGCGGGCGCGGTGTCCGCGCCGAGCTGGGTGGCCAGATCCAGCTGCGCGGCAGCACCGCCAATCTGGCCCCCGCGGGCCAGATCAGTCTGATCCGGGGCACCTTCGACATTCTGGGACGGCGGTTGGCGCTTGATGAGGGGCGGATCACCCTTCAGGGGGATTTGAGGCCTTATCTGCTGCTGCGCTCCTCGGCTGCGACTTCTGAAGGCACTGCAACGCTGGAACTCTCAGGCCTGATCGACAGCCCTTCCATCAAAGTGACCTCCGACCCAGAACGGCCCAGTGAAGAGGCGTTGGCGCTGTTGCTGTTCGGGGATAATATTCAGGATCTGTCACCCTTGGCCCTGGCCCGGCTGGCCGGATCCGTCGCCACCCTCAGCGGGCGCGGTGGCAGCAACCGCGCTGAGGGCAAGCTGCGGGACGAAACCGGGGCCAGCAATGTGGAACTCGGGCTCGACAACCTTGGCGCAGGGCTTCTGGATATCGGCGGCTATGTCTCGGAGAACGTCTATACCGATTTCAATGTCAACACCCGCGGCGACAGCGAGTTGAGCATCAATCTGGATGTCAGCAAAAGCCTGACCGTCACAGGCAAGGTTGATGGCGAGGGCGAAACCGGCGTTGGTCTCTTCTTCAAGCGCGATTACTGACGTGCCCTCGTCCACCCTCCTGGATCAGCTCTTGCGACCGGCTCTTTCAAGCGCGAAACGCGCCGCACCGCTGACACCGGCTGCATCATCGGTGATCAGCCAGAGCGGCGTGGTTTCACAGCGGCTCTGTACCCCGGTGGCGGGTTGCAGGAAACTGTTGAGGAACACCTCACAGGCGGCGGTGCCAAGAATGCCACGTGCCACGCTGCCAGCAAAGAAAATCCCCTGCCCCGGCATATAGGTCGGCACCAGCTCGCGGGCAAAATCACCCAGGAGCCGCGCCCAGCTGGTTACGGTTTTGGCCGCAGGGCTGTCGCCATCGGCGAGGTAATCCGCCACGATCTGCGCGCCACCTTCGGCCGCGATACCGTGCAGCGCCTGATGATACCGCACCAGCCCCCGCCCCGAAAACAGGTCTTCATTGGTGGCGAACTCACCTGCCCGGTCGCCAAGCAGATCCGTCAGACCACGTGTAACAGGGGCCGAAAGGCTGGTGTGGCCCATCTCCGCCTCTGCGGTGTGACCATCCACTGACAGCGACACATTAAAACCGGTGCCAATGCCCGCCACCAGCGCCTGCGTTCCCCGCTGATGCCCTGCACGCAGCGACGACAGCTGGCCCGGGATCAGCGCGGGCAGCGAATGTCCAAGCGCGGCCAGATCGTTGATCACATCAACCCGTGCGCCCGCACCAAGCTGCAACTGCTGAGCGAGATCTGCAGCACTGCCCTGCCAGTTGCGATTGGTCAGCTGATACTCATTGCCATAAACAGGCCCCGCAACGGCGATGCAGGCACCAGCCAGCGGCGGCAGGTCAGGCTGCGCACAATAGGCAAGCAAGACGTTTTCCAGACTAGAAAAGCTATCGTTGGCAAAGCTTTGCAGGGCAGTGACCCCGATTTCAGGCCCGGCGAGGGCCAGCCGGGTATTGCTACCGCCCACGTCGCCAACCAGCACTGTCATATCCGAGCCCATATGCTCTGCCTTTCTGAATGTTCGATTTTCGCGAGACACTGCCGTATTCAGAGCCGAAATGCAATTCTGTGACCGCCTTAATTTTAGCGCTAACATTACCAGCGACGCCACGCAATATGCTTGCCACAGATGGTTGTTTTGAACAGTTTGGGTCTGTCAGACAGGAGTTCCGATGACCGGCACAACAGATACCCTCCGCACCGCAGCCCTGGTCCGGACCAGCGGCATGCCTGGCCGGGTGCTGTCGCGTCTCTCGGGGTGGCTCGACAGCAAGATCGGCCTGCCGTTTGACCGGTTGCGATTTCGCGTTTCGCTCCGGCATCTGTCGGGACCTCGGAAAATTGACCTGCCGCGCGAGGCTGTTACCGTGGTCGCGCTGGTCCGTGATGGCGCGTATTACCTTGATGTGTTCCTGGCCCACTACCGCGCGCTTGGGGTGTCGCATTTCGTCTTCTGCGACACCGGATCAACCGACGGCACGCTGGC
The nucleotide sequence above comes from Phaeobacter inhibens DSM 16374. Encoded proteins:
- a CDS encoding ROK family protein encodes the protein MTVLVGDVGGSNTRLALAGPEIGVTALQSFANDSFSSLENVLLAYCAQPDLPPLAGACIAVAGPVYGNEYQLTNRNWQGSAADLAQQLQLGAGARVDVINDLAALGHSLPALIPGQLSSLRAGHQRGTQALVAGIGTGFNVSLSVDGHTAEAEMGHTSLSAPVTRGLTDLLGDRAGEFATNEDLFSGRGLVRYHQALHGIAAEGGAQIVADYLADGDSPAAKTVTSWARLLGDFARELVPTYMPGQGIFFAGSVARGILGTAACEVFLNSFLQPATGVQSRCETTPLWLITDDAAGVSGAARFALERAGRKS